A portion of the Luxibacter massiliensis genome contains these proteins:
- a CDS encoding glycyl-radical enzyme activating protein: MKDFLKVTGRIFDIQRYSIHDGNGIRTIVFLKGCVLRCRWCCNPESQRYGIETMLVQGEPKVIGRDVTVAEVMETVEKDRPYYRRTKGGLTLSGGESLCQPVFAAALLEAAKEAGISTAMESMGCADYEVIDKILPNLDQYLLDIKHMNPQKHKEYTGRSNELMLENAMKIAKSGMTELSIRIPVIPGFNDTEAEIRDIAEYTGKLGNVKRLHLLPYHRLGQDKYAGLGREYLMGDVLPPSNELMERLLHTAEQASGVECQIGG; the protein is encoded by the coding sequence ATGAAGGACTTTTTGAAAGTAACAGGCCGTATCTTTGATATACAGCGATATTCAATCCATGACGGGAATGGCATACGGACGATCGTTTTTCTGAAAGGCTGTGTGCTGAGATGCCGCTGGTGCTGTAATCCCGAATCCCAAAGATATGGGATAGAGACAATGCTGGTGCAGGGAGAACCCAAGGTGATAGGGCGGGATGTGACTGTGGCTGAAGTGATGGAAACAGTAGAAAAAGACCGTCCATATTATAGGCGTACCAAAGGCGGCCTCACATTATCAGGGGGAGAAAGCCTCTGCCAGCCAGTCTTTGCCGCAGCCCTTCTTGAAGCTGCTAAGGAGGCCGGGATCAGCACGGCTATGGAGAGCATGGGGTGTGCTGACTATGAGGTGATTGATAAAATTCTCCCTAACCTGGATCAGTACTTATTAGATATTAAACATATGAATCCTCAAAAGCATAAGGAGTATACAGGGCGTTCTAACGAGTTAATGCTGGAAAATGCTATGAAAATTGCAAAATCCGGTATGACGGAACTCAGTATCCGCATTCCGGTCATTCCTGGCTTTAATGATACAGAAGCAGAGATCCGGGACATAGCAGAGTATACGGGGAAGCTGGGAAATGTAAAGAGGCTGCACCTTTTGCCATATCACAGGCTTGGACAGGATAAATATGCAGGGTTAGGCAGAGAATATCTGATGGGAGATGTCCTGCCGCCGTCCAATGAACTGATGGAGAGGCTGCTGCACACGGCAGAACAGGCTTCTGGAGTAGAATGTCAGATAGGAGGTTAG
- a CDS encoding BMC domain-containing protein, whose product MSYEQAPERIVQELVPGKEITIAHLIASPDITLYEKLGLDPRVEYSKSAIGVLTISPAETAIIAADIAIKAAGIELGFVDRFSGTLIVTGTISETEASIRAVLDYVKEKMGFSVCEITRT is encoded by the coding sequence ATGAGTTATGAACAGGCGCCAGAGAGAATTGTACAGGAGCTGGTTCCTGGTAAGGAGATTACAATTGCCCATCTGATTGCCAGTCCAGATATTACTTTGTACGAAAAGCTGGGACTTGACCCAAGAGTAGAATACAGCAAATCTGCTATTGGGGTGCTGACAATCAGTCCTGCGGAGACAGCTATCATTGCGGCAGATATTGCGATTAAGGCGGCGGGTATTGAACTTGGCTTTGTAGACCGCTTCAGCGGCACGCTGATTGTGACTGGGACAATATCAGAAACAGAGGCTTCTATTCGGGCGGTTCTGGATTATGTAAAGGAAAAGATGGGTTTTTCAGTATGTGAGATTACAAGGACTTGA
- a CDS encoding EutP/PduV family microcompartment system protein, translating to MKKIVLMGRSECGKTTLTQALKGEKIQYHKTQYVNNFDVIIDTPGEYAQTKHLGYALALYAYEADVVGLLLSATEPYSLYPPCCTAMCNREVIGIVTKIHDQKADVGRAERWLRLAGCKKIFYVDSKNYEGIPEILEYLKEEGDVLPWEMEESGRKPERTTKTTLKQVD from the coding sequence ATGAAGAAGATTGTATTGATGGGCCGCAGCGAATGTGGAAAGACAACGCTGACACAGGCCCTGAAAGGTGAAAAAATCCAGTACCATAAAACGCAGTATGTAAATAATTTTGATGTTATCATAGACACTCCCGGGGAATATGCGCAGACAAAGCATCTTGGATATGCCCTCGCGCTGTATGCTTATGAGGCGGATGTGGTGGGCCTGCTTTTGTCAGCCACAGAGCCCTATTCGCTGTATCCCCCCTGCTGCACTGCAATGTGTAACCGTGAAGTCATAGGGATTGTCACAAAAATCCATGATCAAAAGGCGGATGTAGGACGTGCAGAGCGGTGGCTCAGGCTTGCGGGCTGCAAAAAAATCTTCTATGTAGATTCCAAAAACTACGAAGGTATTCCAGAAATATTGGAGTATTTAAAGGAAGAAGGGGATGTACTTCCCTGGGAAATGGAAGAAAGTGGAAGAAAGCCTGAAAGAACAACAAAAACAACATTAAAACAAGTTGACTGA
- a CDS encoding class II aldolase/adducin family protein yields the protein MQNEYEIKKEMCEIGKRVYNRGMVAANDGNFSVKLNDNEFLCTPTGVSKGFMTPEYICKVDAEGNVIQANKGFRPSSEIKMHMRVYKERPDVNSVVHAHPLYATTFAIAGIPLTQPIMPEAVIALGCVPIAKYGTPSTVEIPDAVSEHLQYFDAVLLENHGALAYSDTLLNAYHKMESLEFYARLLYQSEMVGGPQELNKEQVEKLYEIRRKMGLKGKHPANLCPNAKAGKPSCHSCGGGCSAEAPAAEANDADLVASITKKVMEQLGL from the coding sequence ATGCAAAACGAATACGAAATCAAAAAAGAAATGTGTGAAATCGGTAAAAGAGTCTATAACCGTGGGATGGTTGCGGCAAATGACGGTAACTTTTCCGTAAAATTGAATGACAATGAATTTTTATGTACACCGACAGGTGTCAGCAAAGGGTTTATGACACCAGAATACATTTGTAAAGTAGATGCGGAAGGAAATGTTATCCAGGCAAACAAAGGATTCAGGCCATCTTCAGAGATTAAGATGCATATGCGTGTGTACAAAGAAAGGCCGGACGTTAATTCAGTAGTACATGCCCATCCGTTATATGCCACAACATTTGCTATTGCAGGTATTCCTCTTACACAGCCAATCATGCCAGAGGCTGTTATTGCACTTGGATGTGTTCCGATTGCAAAATATGGCACACCTTCTACAGTAGAAATCCCAGATGCAGTTTCAGAGCACCTTCAGTATTTTGACGCTGTACTCCTGGAGAACCATGGGGCACTTGCTTATTCAGATACCCTGCTGAATGCATATCACAAGATGGAATCACTGGAGTTCTATGCACGTCTGCTGTATCAGTCAGAGATGGTCGGAGGGCCACAGGAACTGAACAAGGAGCAGGTGGAAAAATTATATGAAATCAGAAGGAAGATGGGACTGAAGGGCAAGCATCCTGCGAACCTGTGTCCAAATGCTAAGGCAGGCAAGCCAAGCTGCCATAGCTGTGGGGGCGGCTGCAGTGCTGAAGCGCCGGCGGCTGAAGCAAATGACGCTGATTTAGTAGCTTCTATCACAAAGAAAGTAATGGAGCAGCTTGGACTGTAA
- a CDS encoding GlcG/HbpS family heme-binding protein: protein MNEQDISNAVRAVLEQMKENSSHPEKGHVCKCSKHKMTLEAANALIEKVRAKAAEMGVRAVVAVSDQAGRPVAVQSMDGAYIASFDIAVNKTFTSASLKMSTEALSHLSQPGQSLYGIQYTNNGKIVIFGGGEPLEADGQIIGALGVSGGSAEEDTAIAAYGKEVFKEVLACL, encoded by the coding sequence ATGAATGAACAGGATATTTCCAACGCTGTGAGGGCGGTACTGGAACAGATGAAAGAAAATAGCTCTCATCCAGAAAAAGGACATGTATGTAAATGCAGCAAGCATAAGATGACATTGGAAGCCGCCAATGCCCTGATAGAGAAGGTCAGGGCGAAGGCTGCCGAGATGGGCGTTCGTGCAGTGGTCGCCGTATCAGACCAGGCGGGGCGTCCGGTTGCAGTCCAGAGTATGGATGGGGCCTACATAGCCAGTTTTGATATTGCAGTTAATAAGACATTTACTTCGGCGAGCCTCAAGATGTCAACGGAAGCGCTGAGCCATTTAAGCCAGCCGGGACAGTCCCTGTACGGGATCCAGTATACGAATAATGGGAAGATCGTAATATTCGGAGGTGGAGAACCGCTGGAAGCAGATGGTCAAATAATCGGTGCCTTAGGCGTGAGCGGTGGATCAGCAGAGGAAGATACTGCAATCGCAGCTTATGGCAAAGAAGTTTTCAAGGAGGTATTAGCGTGTCTGTAA